In Notamacropus eugenii isolate mMacEug1 chromosome 1, mMacEug1.pri_v2, whole genome shotgun sequence, one genomic interval encodes:
- the LOC140522506 gene encoding glyceraldehyde-3-phosphate dehydrogenase-like translates to MVKVRVNRFDCIGYLVIRAALSSGRIDIVPINDLFNYMVYIFQYDSIHDKFKGNVKAENGKLLIKGKAITIFQEQDPTNIKWGDAEAEYVVKSTGGFTTMEKAGAYLKGGANRVIISAPSADAPMIVMGMNHEKYDSFLKIVSNASCNTNCLAPLAKVVHNNFNSVEALMTTVHVITATQMMVDAPSGKLWLDGYVVAQNIIPTSTGACCRQGHT, encoded by the coding sequence ATGGTGAAAGTCAGAGTCAACAGATTTGACTGTATTGGATACCTGGTGATCAGGGCTGCATTATCTTCAGGTAGAATAGACATTGTCCCCATCAATGACCTCTTCAACTACATGGtttatatatttcaatatgaCTCCATCCATGACAAATTCAAGGGCAATGTCAAGGCTGAGAATGGAAAGCTGTTGATCAAAGGAAAAGCTATTACCATCTTCCAAGAGCAGGATCCCACCAATATCAAATGGGGAGATGCTGAAGCTGAGTATGTTGTAAAGTCCACTGGAGGCTTTACCACCATGGAAAAGGCTGGGGCTTACTTGAAGGGTGGAGCCAACAGGGTCATTAtctctgccccttctgctgatgccCCAATGATCGTGAtgggaatgaaccatgagaaatatGATAGTTTCCTTAAGATTGTCAGTAATGCTTCCTGTAATACCAACTGCTTGGCCCCCTTGGCCAAGGTTGTTCATAACAACTTTAACAGTGTGGAAGCACTCATGACTACAGTCCATGTCATTACTGCTACCCAGATGATGGTAGATGCCCCCTCTGGTAAACTGTGGCTTGATGGATATGTTGTTGCACAAAACATCATTCCTACATCCACTGGTGCTTGCTGTAGGCAAGGTCATACCTGA